One window of Pseudomonadota bacterium genomic DNA carries:
- a CDS encoding type II toxin-antitoxin system Phd/YefM family antitoxin: MQTIESFVPITKAKAKLLDMVRQLHDTDDTIAITKNGVPEAVLLSMKKFEGLLETIDILADPQMMRQIKGSAKDVKAGRLIDIEKAFE, from the coding sequence ATGCAGACAATTGAGTCCTTCGTGCCGATCACCAAGGCAAAGGCAAAACTCCTGGACATGGTGCGTCAGTTGCACGACACGGACGACACCATAGCTATTACCAAAAACGGGGTACCGGAGGCTGTTCTGCTGTCCATGAAAAAATTTGAAGGATTGTTGGAGACTATCGATATCCTGGCCGATCCTCAAATGATGAGACAGATCAAGGGCTCCGCCAAAGATGTGAAGGCAGGCCGCCTGATTGATATTGAGAAGGCGTTTGAATGA